Below is a genomic region from Streptomyces sp. RPA4-2.
GGTCCGTTCCGTCGCGCCGGGTGTCCCGGGGCCGGTCCACGGCACGGTGCCGGGAGCCTCGGGGCCGGTCCACGGCGCGGTTCGGTCCGGGCGGGACGCCTGCCCGGGGCAGGAGCGCGCCTCGGCTGCCGGGCCTCCGGCCGGCCGGCCCTGGCGGTCCGGTACGGGCACCGGCACCGGGGCGGAGACCGGGATCGCGGCCGGCACCTGAGCCGTGACAGCCGGGTCCGGGCGGGTTTGAGGCTCCGTGCCGGCCCGCGCGCGGGCCGGACGGGCCTCCGCACGCTCCGTCCACTGACCGCCCGGAAGCTGCTCCCGGGGGCCGGGGCCGTCCAGGAGCTGATCCCGGTGGCTGCCGGAGAGCTGGTTCGGGCAGCCGCCCGGGGGCTGACCCCGCCGGGTGTCCCCGTGCCGGTCCCCTGGGCCGTCCCGACGCCGATCCTGGCGGTCGTCCCGACGCCGATCGCCGCGGCCGTCCCGACGCTGGTCCTCGCGGTCGTCGGGAAGCCGGTCCCGGTGGCCGTCGGTCTCGTCCCCGGGCTCGTCCTTCTCGTCGTCGTCCCGGCGAGGTCCGGCGACGAGCCGGTCCAGCCATCCGCCCGGCCCGCCGGGCCACGGCGCGCTCCCCTCGTCCGCGAAGCGCTCCCCGTGTCCGGTTCCGCGCGACATGTCCCGCATGGCGCCACCCCCAGCGGCTCCGTCCGCGGGCCGCTCCCGCACGGTCCGCGGCTTCCGTGCGTCTGATAGCCGCGGGGTTACCCGGCCCGCACGGTGATCCACCATCCACGTGGCACGTACATCCGTCCCGTCCACGGGGCTGTTTTGCCCCTGGCCCATGCCGGACGCACGCGCCCGCTGTCAGACACGCAGGGGCGGGGAACCGCGCAGCGGCGCGGCCAGCGCGTCGAGCGCCCGTTCCAGGCCGTGCAGGTGGGCGAGCGCCTGCTCGGCACCCGGGTGCCGGCCCGGCACACCCGGATCGGCCGTCAGGGCACGCTCCGGCACCGCTCCGACCAGGGACTCCACCGCTGTCTCCACGCGCCGGCAGGCAGCCGTCAGCCGGGCGTCGTGGGAGGCGTCCGGGTCCCCGGCGACGGCCACGAGACCGTGTGTCTCACGGGCGCAGTCGTCCAGCAGGGCGAGCACCTGACGGGCCCGCGCCTTGCGCGCCCGCATCGGGTTGAGGGGATGCACCAGGGGCGCGAGCGCCATCCGTACGCGCCCCAGGAGTGCTTCGAGCTCCCCCGCATGGGGTGCGGGGTCCGCGGTCTCGTCCCCCGCGAGCCGCGCGGTCGCCGCCGCGGTACAGCCGTGTACCGCGTGCAGGGCCCGCTCGACCCAGCGGTCGGTGACCGTGTGCGTGGTGAGGGGCAGGATCAGCGCGACGCCGAGCGCCGCGCCGAGCGCGCCGACGCCGGTCTCCGCGAGCCGCAGCACGATCAGACCCGGGTCCAGCACGCCGAGCAGACCGTAGAGCAACTCGGCCATCAGCGTCACCGCGAGCATCATCCAGGTGTACGAGACGGCGGCCGCGTAGAAGATCCCGAAGACGCACACCGCGACGAGAACGGCGCTGGGGACCGGCGCGCCGTGCAGGGGCACCGCGACGACGAGGCCCAGGGCCATGCCGAGCACCGTACCGAGCACCCGGCGGAAGCCGCGCACCAGCGTCTCGCCGCGCGAGGCGGTGTTCACGAAGATCCACCAGGTGGCGCCCACGGCCCAGTACCAGCGGTCCTGCGACAGCCACTGGCCCACCACCAGCGCGAAGGCGGCGCCCACGGTCGCCTGGAGCGCCTGGCGGGTGGTCGGCCTGGCCCAGCCCCTTCCATGCGGTGCGGGGGGCGTCGCGCCCGGCGGCAGCCGCCTCTCGAAGCACCACAGGGCGAAGCGCACCAGCGAGGAGGCCAGGAGCGAGAGCAGCACCGCGACGTACAGGCCGGGCAACTGCCGGGGAACGGCGTGCAGGAACTGCGCCATGAAGAACGTCATGAACGCGAACACGCCCAGGGAATGACCCCGAGGTCCCCATCGCCGCGCGTACACGCCGGCGCCGACGACCGCCAGGAAGGCCAGGTCCCTCGCGACCGGGTGCTCGTGCAGCCCGGCGGCGAGGGCCAGGACGGGGAAGCCCACGGCGGGCAGCAGGGCCGTGGTGACGGCCTGCCCCCGCACGGTCGCGTCGGTCACCGTGAAGAGGGCGAGCAGCGCGGCGAGGCCACCGGCCACGGCCCCCACGAGTCCCCGGCCGGCAAGGCCGCACAGGGCCACCGCCAGACCGATGCCGAGGACCGACCGGGAGGCGTTGCGCAGCCGCAGCCGTCCTGGATCCGGCGCCATGAACACCCTCTTGAGCACTGCCCCGCCCTCTCACCACCGCCCGGCCGAACCGGCATGGAAAAGGCGCCGCGGGATTCCGCAGCGCCGTCGATGGGGACATCACACCATCCGCGGCCCACCTGGCTCAACAGAGGTCGGATCCGGTGGACCATTGGCCCACCCCGGCCGACCCACACCGTGCCAAGGATGAGCCAACGGATCACCCGGTGGACAGCACGTCACTCGACGGGCAGGTCCGGCCGCACGAGCGTGCCGGACCTGCCGTGGACGATCTCGTACGCCGCGTCCAGGGCGCCGATCGCGGCCGGTCCGCCGGTGCGCTCGACGAAGCGCGCGGCGGCCTCGGCCTTGGGGCCCATGGAGCCTCCGGTGAAGCCGCCCCGGCGCAGCTCGGCGGGCGTGGCGCCGGGCAGCGGCCGCTGCCCGGGGGTGCGGTAGCCGGCGTAGACGCAGGGCACGTCGGTGAGGATGAGCAGGAAGTCGGCCGCCAGGTCCTCGGCGAGCCGCGCCGCGGTGAGGTCCTTGTCGACGACGGCCTCCACGCCGGTCAGCGCGCCGGTGTCGTGGTCGGCGGTGACGGGGACGCCTCCGCCGCCGGCGCAGATGACGAGTGCGCCGCCCCGCAGCAGCTCGTGCACGGTGTCCGTCTCCCATACCCGCTCGGGCTCAGGGGAGGGCACGACGCGACGCCGGCCCGTGCCGGCCGCGGCGAAGTGCCAGCCGCGCCCGGCGGCGAGGGACGACGCCACGTCCCGTGGGTACACCTGGCCGACGGGCTTCGTGGGGTGGTCGAAGGCCGGGTCGTCGGCGCGCACGAGGGTGTGCGTGACCAGCGCGACGATCCGGCGGCCGGGCAGCGCGTCGTGCAGGCTGCGGGCCAGCAGGGACCCGATCATGCCCTGGGTCTGGGCGCCCAGGAGGTCCAGCGGGTAGGGGGCGCTCAGCGCGGGGTCGGCCGCGCTCTCGCCGGCGAGGAGGCCGAGCTGTGGCCCGTTGCCGTGCGTGATGACCATCTCGTGCTCGTGGGCGAGGGCGGCGAGCGCGGTGGTGACCCGGTCGACGTTGGCTTCCTGAACGGCCGCGTCGGGGCTTTCGCCCCGGTGCAGCAGGGCGTTGCCGCCGAGCGCCACGACGATGCGCATGGGTCGGTCCTTCTCGGGGGTCGGTCCTTCTCGGAATCGGTCCTTCTCGGGGGCAGGATTTGTGTGTGGGACGGCTGGGGTCGTCGGGGGTCGGTCCTTCTCGGAGGAGCAGGGTTCGCGGTCGGGCGGGAGGGTTCGTCGGGGCGGGGAGGTTCTCCGGGGGCGAGCGCGCTTCAGAGGGAGAGGTCGACTCCGTACGCCGTGCGTCCGCCGACCAGTTCACGGCCGGTCACCAGTTCGGGTTCGATGCGGATGAAGACGTCGCGGGGCGTGGCGACCCAGGAGCGGGGCCCGATGCGGGACAGCCTGCCGTGCTCGGCGGGGTCGGTCACCACCGTCGCGCGGCCGGTGACGACGACGCTCCAGCCGGAGTGCGCACGGGCGTCGACCTCGTCCGCCTCGAAGGCCACGACCACGCCGTCGACCGAGCGGGCCAGGTCCGAGTCCGCCGCGGTCCGCAGCAGCACGGCGGAGTCGGCGTCCAGACAGAAGGTGACCGGCAGCACCGCGGGCAGGGCGTGACGCGTGTGCACGATGCGGCCGACGGGCGCCCTGACCAGCAGGACGAGACACTCCTGCCGGCCGAGTTCACGGAAGCCGTCGTCGGAATACATCACAGGTCGACTTTGATCCGGCGTCCGGAGATGTCGGCGGTGTCGATGGAAAGCCACACCAGGCCCTCGCCGCCCACCCACGGCGCGCTGTACGCGAGCTCCTCCAGCCGTCGTACGGCGGCCGGGTCCGTCACGGTATGGGCCCGGCCGCGTACGAGCACGCTCCAGCCCTGGCTCAGCGCCTCGTCGATGTGGTCGACCTCGAAGGCGACCCGGGCTCCGTCGGCAGCGGCGGGTGTCGAGCCGGGTGCCGTCCTGCAGACCACCGCGCCGTCCACGACGCTGTAGTTCAGCGGGCCGATGTACGGGCCGCCGGGTGTGTCCACGGCCAGTCTTCCGACACCGTGCGTCGACAGCCGCGCCCGGCACTCCTCGGTGTCGAGCACCAGTAGTTCGGGGTGGCGGCCGGCCCGGCCGACGCCGGGCGGCAGGTCGGCGTCACCGCCGCGCAGGGCCGTCACGCTGGTCTCCAGGACGTCGGCGAGCCGGATGAGCAGGCCGACGCCCGGTGTGGCCGTGGGCTGGTCCTCGATGTACTGGATGTAGCCGGGAGCCGTGCCCGCCCGGGCGGCCGTCTCCTCCCTGGTCAGACCCAGTTCCTCACGTCGTCGGGCGATACGGCGCCCGATGTCGCCCTGTGCGCTGTGCGCTGCCGGGGACACCGTGTCCGGCCGGATCTGTCGGGACATGGCCTTCACTTCTTCCTGTCGGGAGGCACTGGTCGCCGTCCTGCCGGGAGGCCCTGATCGTCGTCCGCCGGGGGCGCTGGTCGCCGTCCTGCCGGGGGCTCTGATCGTCGTGGCCGGCCGTGCGGAGCAGTCGTACGAAGACGAAGCGGCCTCGTACGTCCAGCGTGACCGTGGTGGACGCGGTCCGCTTGGGCCGGTCGGACCCCTTCCCCGGCCGGACGGGGCAGGACGGCCACCCGCGGTCCGGGGCGCGCGGACGGGCCGTGGCTGCCGTCCCGTCCGATGCCATGCGGCCCGGTCCCCGGGGCCGGGTGGCCCCTGGCACCGGCCGCGGGACGGGGAGAGTGTGAATGCGGCAGGGCCACGCGTCAGGAAGAGACAGGGACATGAACGCTTCCCCCACATTCACCAGGCTGCGGGCACTGCCCGTCGAACACCGCGAGCACCTGATGCGTCTCGCTCGCGAGGTGTCGTTCCCCCAGGGAACCCGTCTGTTCGAGGAGGGCAGGCGCGCGGACCGGTTCTGGATCATCCGGACCGGCACCATCACGCTCGACCTGCGCGTACCGGGCCGTCGCGCGGCCGTCATCGAGACCCTCGGGCACAACGAACTCATCGGCTGGTCCTGGCTGTTCCAGCCCCACATCTGGCATCTCGGCGCCGAGACGACCAGCCCTGTGCGCGCGTTCGAGTTCGACGCCGAGGAAGTCAGGACCATGTGCCAGGACGACCCGGTGCTGGGAATGGCGGTGGCCGAGTGGGTGGGGGACACCGTGGCGCGACGGCTGCGGTCGGCCAGGACACGGCTGCTGGACCTGTACGCGCCCTACGGCAGCGGCCCGTTCGGCTGACGCCGGCGGCCCTCGTCGGCCGCGTCGCCCGGGTTGGACCGGTCGGCCCTGGTGCACCCGGGCCCGGAAGGCGATGATCGTCGTCACGACCGGCTCGCGGTCCGGGACGTAGGTCCGCCCGGGGAACGATCGGCGGTCCGCCAGGGAACATCCGCCAGGGAGCAACGGAACAAGGGGTCGTCATGGCCGAGGCGCGTGCCTTCACGGAAGAGAACCCGATCCGGGTCTTTCTGCTGGACGACCACGAGGTCGTACGCCGCGGCCTGACCGATCTGCTGGACACCGAGCCGGACATCTCGGTGGTCGGCGACGCGGGCAGCGTCGAACAGGCGCTGGTGCGCGGCCCGGCGCTGCGCCCGCACGTGGCCGTGCTCGACGTACGCCTGCCGGACGGCGACGGGATCGGCGTCTGCCGCGAGCTGCGCAGTCAGATGCCGGATCTGGCCTGTCTGATGCTGACGTCCTTCGACGACGAGGAGGCGCTGCTCGACGCGATCATGGCCGGGGCCGCGGGCTATGTGCTCAAGCAGATCAAGGGCTCCGACCTGGTCTCGGCGGTGCGCACGGTCGCCTCGGGCCAGTCGATGCTGGATCCGACCACGACCGCCCGGCTGATGCGGTCGCTGCGCGCCGACCCGGCCGGGGAGCTTACCCTCGCTCCCGAGCTCGTTTACTCGCCCCGCGAGCGCGACATCCTCGCGCTCATCGGGGACGGGCTCACCAACCGGGAGATCGGCAAGAAGCTGTACCTGTCCGAGAAGACGGTGAAGAACCACATCTCCCGGCTGCTGGCCAAACTCGGTGTCCAGCGGCGTGTGCAGGCGGCGGTCCTGGCCAGCCACCTGGAGAACCCGGACACGACGGGCCGCTCCGCACGCTGAGGCGCCGCGCCCCACAGCCCGCGTGCCCCGTACCCCGTGCCCCGTGCCCCGGCAGAGGGACGGCACCGCGACATCACCGGTCCGGGACGCCCGCTTAAGCCCCTCGCCCGGCACCACCCGGACCACCGTCTCGGACGCCCCCGGCCCCCCGGCCGCCCGCGGGTCGGCCGGGGCCACCGGCACCCGCCACACCAGCCGCGTACCGCCGCCCTCCGGCCTCTCGCCGACCGTCAGGGATCCGCCCAGGGCGACGGCACGCTCCTCCAGGTTCCGCAGCCCGCTGCGCCCGGCCCCGGGGGGCACCCCGCAGCCGTCGTCGGCCACCGTCAGCGTCAACTCGCCTCCGCCGCACCGAAGCCGGACGTCCACGGCCCGTGCCCCGGAGTGCCGGGCCGCGTTGCTCAGTGCCTCTCCGAGCACCGCGACGGCGTGGTCGGCGATCTCGCCGGGGACGTCGGTCTCCACGAGCCCCTCGATCCGCAGCGCGGGCGAGAACCCGAACGAGGTGGCCGAGGCCGTCACCGCCTGCGAGACCCGGCCGCGCAGCCCGCTGTCCTCCCCTGTACCGGCGCCGTGCGCCCGCAGACCGAAGATCGTGGACCGAATGATCTTGATGGTGTCGTCGAGGTCGTCGACGGTCCGCGTCAGTCGCTCCCTCCCCTCCGGATGCTCCATGAAGCGCTGCGCGCTCTGCAGGGTCATGCCCGCCGCGAAGAGCCGCTGGATGGCCAGGTCGTGGAGGTCGCGGGCGATGCGGTCACGGTCCTGGAGCAGCGCGATCTGTTCCGCGTCCCGGCGCCGTTCGGCCAGTTCCAGGGCCAGGGCGGCCTGGTCGGCGAACCCGAGCAGCGGACCGGTGTCCGCGTCACCGAACGGCACGCCGCCCGGTTCCCGCCCCAGCAGCAGCACTCCGCGCGCCTTTCCACTGGTCCCCAGCGGCACCGCCACCACGGGCCCGAGCCCGGCCCACAGGGCCGCGTCCGCGCCCGGCCGGGCGTCGTGCGCGAGGTCGTGAGCGATGTCGGTGCTGACCACCGGCTCGGCCGTGGCCAGCGCGGCTCCCACGAGGCCGTCCCGGGAGGACAGCACCAGGCCGCCGCGCTCGCGCGCACCGAGGCCGACCGCCAGTGCCGGACGCAGGGCCTCCTCGCCCGGCACCCGCTCCGCGATCATCCCCATGTCCGCGCAGACGATCTTCCGCGCCTCGTCGATGATCAGTTCCAGCACCTCTTCGCCGGGCGCGCCGGTCAGCAGCACGCTGGTGACCTTCCCGCTGGCCCGCTGCCACCGCTCGCGCAGGCGCGTCTCCTCGTACAGCCGCGCGTTCTCGATGGCGACCCCGGCCGCGACCGCGAGCGTCGACAGGACCGACTCGTCCTCGGCGTCGAACTGCGTGCCGCTGCGTTTCTCGGTGAGGTAGAGGTTCCCGAACACCTCGTCGCGCACTCGGATCGGGACCCCGAGGAACGAGTGCAT
It encodes:
- a CDS encoding FUSC family protein, with product MLKRVFMAPDPGRLRLRNASRSVLGIGLAVALCGLAGRGLVGAVAGGLAALLALFTVTDATVRGQAVTTALLPAVGFPVLALAAGLHEHPVARDLAFLAVVGAGVYARRWGPRGHSLGVFAFMTFFMAQFLHAVPRQLPGLYVAVLLSLLASSLVRFALWCFERRLPPGATPPAPHGRGWARPTTRQALQATVGAAFALVVGQWLSQDRWYWAVGATWWIFVNTASRGETLVRGFRRVLGTVLGMALGLVVAVPLHGAPVPSAVLVAVCVFGIFYAAAVSYTWMMLAVTLMAELLYGLLGVLDPGLIVLRLAETGVGALGAALGVALILPLTTHTVTDRWVERALHAVHGCTAAATARLAGDETADPAPHAGELEALLGRVRMALAPLVHPLNPMRARKARARQVLALLDDCARETHGLVAVAGDPDASHDARLTAACRRVETAVESLVGAVPERALTADPGVPGRHPGAEQALAHLHGLERALDALAAPLRGSPPLRV
- a CDS encoding carbamate kinase, yielding MRIVVALGGNALLHRGESPDAAVQEANVDRVTTALAALAHEHEMVITHGNGPQLGLLAGESAADPALSAPYPLDLLGAQTQGMIGSLLARSLHDALPGRRIVALVTHTLVRADDPAFDHPTKPVGQVYPRDVASSLAAGRGWHFAAAGTGRRRVVPSPEPERVWETDTVHELLRGGALVICAGGGGVPVTADHDTGALTGVEAVVDKDLTAARLAEDLAADFLLILTDVPCVYAGYRTPGQRPLPGATPAELRRGGFTGGSMGPKAEAAARFVERTGGPAAIGALDAAYEIVHGRSGTLVRPDLPVE
- a CDS encoding pyridoxamine 5'-phosphate oxidase family protein yields the protein MYSDDGFRELGRQECLVLLVRAPVGRIVHTRHALPAVLPVTFCLDADSAVLLRTAADSDLARSVDGVVVAFEADEVDARAHSGWSVVVTGRATVVTDPAEHGRLSRIGPRSWVATPRDVFIRIEPELVTGRELVGGRTAYGVDLSL
- a CDS encoding pyridoxamine 5'-phosphate oxidase family protein produces the protein MSRQIRPDTVSPAAHSAQGDIGRRIARRREELGLTREETAARAGTAPGYIQYIEDQPTATPGVGLLIRLADVLETSVTALRGGDADLPPGVGRAGRHPELLVLDTEECRARLSTHGVGRLAVDTPGGPYIGPLNYSVVDGAVVCRTAPGSTPAAADGARVAFEVDHIDEALSQGWSVLVRGRAHTVTDPAAVRRLEELAYSAPWVGGEGLVWLSIDTADISGRRIKVDL
- a CDS encoding cyclic nucleotide-binding domain-containing protein; protein product: MNASPTFTRLRALPVEHREHLMRLAREVSFPQGTRLFEEGRRADRFWIIRTGTITLDLRVPGRRAAVIETLGHNELIGWSWLFQPHIWHLGAETTSPVRAFEFDAEEVRTMCQDDPVLGMAVAEWVGDTVARRLRSARTRLLDLYAPYGSGPFG
- a CDS encoding response regulator, translating into MAEARAFTEENPIRVFLLDDHEVVRRGLTDLLDTEPDISVVGDAGSVEQALVRGPALRPHVAVLDVRLPDGDGIGVCRELRSQMPDLACLMLTSFDDEEALLDAIMAGAAGYVLKQIKGSDLVSAVRTVASGQSMLDPTTTARLMRSLRADPAGELTLAPELVYSPRERDILALIGDGLTNREIGKKLYLSEKTVKNHISRLLAKLGVQRRVQAAVLASHLENPDTTGRSAR